The following proteins come from a genomic window of Candidatus Babeliaceae bacterium:
- a CDS encoding class I SAM-dependent methyltransferase: MEQNKYTLQICIHFHYKDWFFDIIIPKEHKIFIFSFHFFFINISITKNAYHDAIQQTQLQAPQITAEQWDKIIVESEELKIPSDEKINEMWENIQSKITKPTQIKTMKKITIKTIYLVSGMPNQGKTTITTTWVDFINRGDKKPAQYMMLDGCMLNYLNHQNNTNLSGEQISVLELIKTYNQQQLDGLRNWIFKEIDLFLQSDKTDLFIDGWLLDFYQDVILAAYSEAHNIACMKCFDYNIYVGNELYMNNNINDILPMMYIVTDDFKKYMLSILSAKTNYHYFEDIKCGNPNQHSVEKYKCLNLIKHITNKTMLDIGCNTGYNSIFAAYAAKHVTGIDISLEAIETASAYNNLVYKHANLDFYAGDFYSMSEDQQFDVILAASILHYQINDGDLMIGNFIDKCYNLLTPGGVLILECGIMPEDTSYKIVTRLSDKQTCIYTNYEHLVKRLCSRFKLIYQNNSIEQAGDKVPRFVFHFQKQTTF; the protein is encoded by the coding sequence ATGGAACAAAATAAATACACACTCCAAATTTGTATCCACTTTCATTATAAGGATTGGTTTTTTGATATTATTATTCCAAAAGAACACAAAATTTTTATATTCTCTTTCCATTTTTTCTTTATTAATATTTCAATAACAAAAAATGCATATCATGACGCAATACAACAAACACAATTACAAGCACCACAAATAACAGCCGAACAATGGGACAAAATTATAGTTGAATCGGAAGAATTAAAAATACCCTCAGACGAAAAAATAAACGAAATGTGGGAAAACATACAAAGCAAAATCACTAAACCAACACAAATAAAAACTATGAAAAAAATAACCATTAAAACAATTTACCTCGTGTCAGGAATGCCAAACCAAGGCAAAACAACAATTACCACAACATGGGTTGATTTTATAAACAGAGGCGATAAAAAACCAGCTCAATACATGATGCTGGACGGATGCATGCTCAATTACCTAAACCACCAAAACAACACTAACTTAAGCGGTGAGCAAATCAGCGTTTTGGAATTAATTAAAACATACAACCAGCAACAGCTTGATGGATTAAGAAATTGGATTTTTAAAGAAATAGATCTATTCCTGCAATCCGATAAAACTGATTTGTTTATTGATGGCTGGCTTCTCGATTTTTATCAGGATGTTATTTTAGCCGCATACAGCGAAGCACATAATATAGCTTGTATGAAATGTTTCGATTACAATATTTATGTTGGGAATGAACTATATATGAATAACAACATAAATGACATTTTGCCTATGATGTATATTGTTACGGATGATTTTAAAAAATATATGTTGAGCATCCTGAGCGCAAAAACAAACTACCATTATTTCGAAGATATAAAATGCGGAAATCCAAATCAACACTCAGTTGAAAAATATAAATGCCTAAACCTTATAAAACACATAACCAATAAAACAATGTTAGATATTGGCTGCAATACCGGTTATAATTCAATTTTTGCGGCTTATGCAGCAAAGCATGTTACAGGAATAGATATAAGCCTCGAGGCCATTGAAACAGCTTCTGCGTATAATAATTTAGTTTACAAACATGCTAATCTCGATTTTTACGCTGGCGATTTTTACTCCATGTCGGAGGATCAACAATTTGATGTTATACTGGCAGCTTCCATTTTGCACTATCAAATAAATGATGGTGATTTAATGATCGGAAATTTTATTGATAAATGCTACAACTTACTTACGCCAGGTGGTGTGTTGATTTTGGAATGTGGAATAATGCCAGAAGATACAAGTTATAAAATAGTAACACGACTCAGCGATAAACAAACCTGCATATATACTAATTACGAACATTTAGTAAAGCGTTTATGTTCTAGGTTTAAATTAATTTACCAAAACAACTCCATAGAACAGGCAGGCGACAAAGTACCACGTTTTGTATTCCACTTCCAAAAACAAACCACTTTTTAA
- a CDS encoding IS1595 family transposase: MNLTTLSKKFNTKAKCIAYLEKLRWGKKPTCPFCGEKKHITKRLKTTRYHCNKCNSDFSVLVGTIFEDTRMPLPKWFQLITLILNAKKGISAKQLMRDVEIGYPTAWFAAMKIRCAMINHCNSLQHIVEMDETYVGGKPRKKYAKDDSLPMISRVYDKRGRGTKKIPVVGIVERDGDIVLKVIEKLTSKNLLAMLRDNVKIDKSIVITDDFRSYRKFDEVIEHLTIEHSKGVYSKKGVNTNTIEGFFSILKNSIRGQYVAISKKYLPFYLVQAQYIFNNRNFKGNLFEVYLKNAVQHEKSMINYKPKGDTKKIAFSKCEMKKAAKELQGLTF, encoded by the coding sequence ATGAACCTAACAACACTAAGTAAAAAGTTCAATACAAAGGCTAAATGTATTGCCTATCTTGAAAAATTGAGATGGGGCAAAAAGCCTACATGTCCGTTTTGTGGCGAAAAAAAGCACATAACAAAACGCCTTAAAACTACACGTTACCATTGTAATAAGTGTAACAGCGATTTTAGTGTACTTGTAGGAACTATTTTTGAAGATACAAGAATGCCATTGCCTAAGTGGTTTCAGCTAATTACGCTTATCCTAAATGCTAAAAAAGGAATATCCGCAAAGCAATTAATGAGAGATGTTGAAATAGGTTACCCTACTGCATGGTTTGCAGCAATGAAAATACGGTGTGCAATGATTAACCATTGCAACAGCTTACAGCATATTGTAGAGATGGACGAAACCTATGTAGGCGGTAAACCACGTAAAAAATACGCAAAGGATGATTCTCTGCCGATGATTTCAAGGGTATATGATAAACGTGGTCGTGGCACAAAAAAAATACCAGTAGTTGGCATTGTAGAGCGTGATGGGGACATAGTTTTGAAAGTGATTGAAAAATTAACCTCTAAAAATCTGTTAGCAATGCTTAGAGATAATGTAAAAATTGATAAAAGCATTGTAATTACTGATGATTTTAGGTCATACAGGAAGTTTGACGAAGTTATAGAGCATCTAACAATCGAACATAGCAAAGGTGTTTACTCAAAAAAAGGAGTTAACACAAACACTATTGAGGGCTTTTTTAGCATTTTGAAAAACAGCATTAGGGGGCAATATGTAGCAATAAGCAAAAAGTATTTACCGTTCTATTTAGTTCAGGCACAATACATTTTCAATAATCGAAATTTTAAAGGAAATTTATTTGAAGTATATTTAAAAAATGCAGTGCAACATGAAAAAAGTATGATTAACTACAAACCCAAAGGGGACACTAAAAAGATAGCATTTAGTAAGTGTGAAATGAAAAAAGCAGCAAAAGAGCTACAAGGCTTAACATTCTAA